One Alnus glutinosa chromosome 3, dhAlnGlut1.1, whole genome shotgun sequence genomic region harbors:
- the LOC133864828 gene encoding vegetative cell wall protein gp1, giving the protein MANQPARPWFRLASMSRPAAPAPAAAPAPPPAPVPEVPRPPVVRPTFRPLAPSQPIQTQEPTPPPAASPPPAPAPATFASPPPVATRPTTASVPSSPTPRASAPSSSVPTSPAQKATILPPSTVPLVTSTYSVPSSPKPTTVAAPSSSVPPSPPTPKAVPPSSPSVQTSPIAQTFPTTRAAITATARAPSPKIVKPAAESPPKTFKPTTAPPPSPLNLPPSQFKLTETEPEQKIPMEAEQKTVLVQKTIERPKPWIGTGYGDSQRELGETYNKPSIIRNGQQGVETNKEKEKGSHKKVSDSEEMGMRVITIAGENKGASMELIHSPNKHDPHYLHKKGNPKNGTRGNDQSESYSSSDKEGNPKKDKSAQKGKATNSVPMNAFMNSNVQSINNSILYNSSLTHHDPGVHLALSRKPSGEFQVKDRVDGSQN; this is encoded by the coding sequence ATGGCTAACCAACCCGCTCGTCCATGGTTCCGTTTAGCTTCCATGTCCCGCCCAGCCGCCCCAGCCCCAGCCGCAGCCCCAGCCCCGCCTCCAGCCCCAGTCCCAGAGGTGCCACGCCCACCTGTAGTTCGGCCTACCTTTAGGCCATTGGCGCCTTCTCAGCCAATTCAAACTCAAGAGCCCACACCACCACCCGCAGCTTCTCCGCCGCCAGCACCGGCTCCTGCCACTTTTGCATCGCCACCTCCTGTTGCCACTAGGCCCACTACCGCCTCAGTTCCATCCTCTCCAACTCCGAGGGCTTCCGCTCCTTCGTCATCAGTGCCGACAAGTCCAGCCCAAAAAGCGACAATATTACCGCCTTCTACAGTGCCTCTGGTCACATCCACATATTCAGTGCCATCATCACCTAAACCCACCACTGTTGCAGCTCCTTCCTCTTCAGTGCCGCCTTCTCCACCAACCCCTAAAGCAGTGCCGCCATCCTCCCCTTCGGTTCAAACTTCTCCGATTGCACAGACTTTCCCCACTACCAGAGCTGCCATCACCGCCACTGCTCGCGCGCCCAGCCCTAAGATCGTTAAGCCTGCCGCTGAAAGCCCACCCAAAACCTTTAAGCCTACTACCGCTCCCCCACCCTCTCCTCTAAACCTGCCACCTTCCCAATTTAAGTTGACCGAGACGGAGCCCGAGCAAAAGATCCCAATGGAGGCCGAGCAGAAGACTGTGCTGGTGCAAAAGACCATTGAAAGGCCTAAGCCGTGGATCGGTACTGGGTATGGCGACTCACAGAGGGAACTTGGTGAGACTTACAACAAGCCTAGCATTATCCGTAATGGACAGCAAGGTGTGGAAACCAATAAGGAGAAGGAGAAAGGCAGCCACAAAAAGGTTTCGGATTCTGAGGAGATGGGTATGAGGGTCATAACAATTGCTGGCGAAAACAAAGGTGCTTCCATGGAACTAATCCATTCCCCAAACAAACATGACCCTCATTATCTTCATAAGAAGGGCAATCCTAAAAATGGAACCCGTGGAAATGATCAGTCGGAAAGTTATTCCAGTAGTGATAAGGAGGGGAATCCAAAGAAGGACAAGAGTGCTCAAAAAGGCAAAGCAACAAATTCAGTGCCCATGAATGCCTTCATGAACAGCAATGTCCAGAGCATTAACAACTCCATCCTCTATAATTCTTCATTGACTCACCATGACCCTGGAGTGCACCTCGCTCTCTCCAGGAAGCCCTCTGGCGAGTTCCAGGTCAAGGATCGCGTTGATGGCAGCCAGAATTAG